In the Mytilus trossulus isolate FHL-02 chromosome 1, PNRI_Mtr1.1.1.hap1, whole genome shotgun sequence genome, one interval contains:
- the LOC134692027 gene encoding uncharacterized protein LOC134692027: protein MLRASKRKRVVPKGRGDSVAPAAKRSVLRRKVGDVHDIRSTESPVANITLDTDTEVMTMAPVPVSTTATEPITPSVSDSPIRVWIVGSSIVKNAFVESRQRPGGTNLALNRLGVNIWWQGTGGLTLSKMKNRIRLMLRLEDPPSYIIVHIGGNDIGNIKLGYLHFQLVKFMSWLSNKLPETTLIWSHVLPRLLWRYSTNGNCMEKCRRRLNSSIGVHMTKHGGCYIRYPDIKATHKFLAQDGVHLSKIGNEIFLNIIQGALETIISSKTGGITFPDDYYTL from the exons atgcTTAGAGCTTCTAAAAGAAAAAGGGTGGTGCCCAAGGGAAGAGGAGATAGCGTGGCTCCGGCCGCTAAGAGAAGTGTCTTGCGTCGAAAAGTTGGAGATGTCCATGATATCAGATCAACAGAgagtccagtggcaaacattaCACTAGATACAGATACAGAAGTGATGACTATGGCTCCGGTCCCGGTCTCAACAACCGCTACTGAACCCATTACGCCTTCAG TTTCAGATTCTCCTATAAGGGTTTGGATTGTTGGGTCGTCTATTGTTAAGAATGCGTTTGTGGAATCAAGGCAACGCCCGGGAGGAACTAATTTGGCTTTGAATAGGTTGGGAGTAAATATCTGGTGGCAAGGAACCGGTGGACTAACTCTCTCTAAGATGAAAAATCGCATTAGATTAATGCTGAGACTTGAAGATCCTCCCAGCTATATTATAGTGCACATTGGGGGAAATGATATAGGTAATATCAAACTAGGTTACTTACATTTCCAGTTGGTTAAATTTATGTCATGGTTATCAAATAAATTGCCTGAAACCACATTAATTTGGTCGCATGTACTACCAAGATTGTTGTGGAGGTATTCAACCAATGGGAATTGTATGGAGAAGTGCAGACGTCGGTTAAACAGCTCCATTGGTGTCCACATGACAAAGCATGGAGGCTGTTACATTCGGTATCCTGACATAAAAGCTACACATAAGTTCCTAGCACAAGATGGGGTGCATTTATCTAAGATAGGAAATGAAATTTTTCTGAATATAATACAGGGAGCACTAGAAACAATTATTTCCAGTAAGACGGGTGGCATTACTTTTCCAGACGACTATTATACACTTTGA